A single genomic interval of Canis lupus dingo isolate Sandy chromosome 6, ASM325472v2, whole genome shotgun sequence harbors:
- the TAOK2 gene encoding serine/threonine-protein kinase TAO2 isoform X5 — protein MPAGGRAGSLKDPDVAELFFKDDPEKLFSDLREIGHGSFGAVYFARDVRNSEVVAIKKMSYSGKQSNEKWQDIIKEVRFLQKLRHPNTIQYRGCYLREHTAWLVMEYCLGSASDLLEVHKKPLQEVEIAAVTHGALQGLAYLHSHNMIHRDVKAGNILLSEPGLVKLGDFGSASIMAPANSFVGTPYWMAPEVILAMDEGQYDGKVDVWSLGITCIELAERKPPLFNMNAMSALYHIAQNESPVLQSGHWSEYFRNFVDSCLQKIPQDRPTSEVLLKHRFVLRERPPTVIMDLIQRTKDAVRELDNLQYRKMKKILFQEAPNGPGAEAPEEEEEAEPYMHRAGTLTSLESSHSVPSMSISASSQSSSVNSLADASDNEEEEEEEEEEEEEEEGPEAREMAMMQEGEHTVTSHSSIIHRLPGSDNLYDDPYQPEMTPGPLQPPAAPAPTSTTSSARRRAYCRNRDHFATIRTASLVSRQIQEHEQDSALREQLSGYKRMRRQHQKQLLALESRLRGEREEHSARLQRELEAQRAGFGAEAEKLSRRHQAIGEKEARAAQAEERKFQQHILGQQKKELAALLEAQKRTYKLRKEQLKEELQENPSTPKREKAEWLLRQKEQLQQCQAEEEAGLLRRQRQYFELQCRQYKRKMLLARHSLDQDLLREDLNKKQTQKDLECALLLRQHEATRELELRQLQAVQRTRAELTRLQHQTELGNQLEYNKRREQELRQKHAAQVRQQPKSLKSKELQIKKQFQETCKIQTRQYKALRAHLLETTPKAQHKSLLKRLKEEQTRKLAILAEQYDQSISEMLSSQALRLDETQEAEFQALRQQLQQELELLNAYQSKIKIRTESQHERELRELEQRVALRRALLEQRVEEELLALQTGRSERIRSLLERQAREIEAFDAESMRLGFSSMALGGIPAEAAAQGYPAPPPAPAWPSRPVPRSGAHWSHGPPPPGMPPPAWRQPSLLAPPGPPNWLGPPTQSGTPRGGALLLLRNSPQPLRRAASGGSGSDNVGPPAAAVPGPLSRSTSVASHILNGSSHFYS, from the exons ATGCCAGctgggggccgggccgggagccTGAAGGACCCTGATGTGGCTGAGCTCTTCTTCAAGGATGACCCTGAAAAGCTCTTCTCTGATCTCCGGGAAATTGGCCATGGCAGTTTTGGAGCCGTATACTTT GCCCGAGATGTCCGGAATAGTGAGGTGGTGGCCATCAAGAAGATGTCCTACAGTGGGAAGCAGTCAAATGAG AAGTGGCAGGACATCATCAAGGAGGTGCGGTTCCTGCAGAAACTCCGGCACCCCAATACCATTCAGTACCGGGGCTGTTACCTGAGGGAGCACACGGCTTGG CTCGTGATGGAGTATTGCCTGGGCTCAGCTTCTGACCTTCTAGAAG TGCACAAGAAGCCTCTTCAGGAGGTGGAGATTGCAGCTGTGACCCACGGGGCCCTTCAGGGCCTGGCTTATCTGCACTCCCACAACATGATCCATAG GGATGTGAAGGCTGGAAACATCTTGCTATCAGAGCCAGGCTTGGTGAAGCTGGGGGATTTTGGCTCCGCATCTATCATGGCACCTGCCAACTCTTTTGTGGGCACCCCGTACTG GATGGCACCGGAGGTGATCCTGGCAATGGATGAGGGGCAGTATGATGGCAAGGTGGATGTCTGGTCCTTGGGGATAACCTGCATCGAGCTGG CGGAACGGAAACCACCGCTGTTTAACATGAATGCGATGAGTGCCTTATACCACATTGCACAGAACGAGTCCCCCGTGCTCCAGTCAGGACACTG GTCTGAGTACTTCCGGAATTTTGTTGACTCCTGTCTTCAGAAAATCCCTCAAGATAGACCAACCTCAGAGGTTCTTCTGAAG CACCGCTTTGTGCTCCGGGAGCGGCCACCCACAGTCATCATGGACCTAATCCAGAGGACCAAGGATGCTGTGCGAGAGCTAGACAACCTGCAGTAccgaaagatgaagaaaatactGTTCCAAGAGGCACCCAATGGCCCTGGTGCTGAGgccccagaggaagaggag GAGGCTGAGCCCTACATGCACCGAGCTGGGACACTGACCAGCCTAGAGAGTAGCCACTCAGTGCCCAGCATGTCCATCAGCGCCTCCAGTCAAAGCAGTTCAGTCAACAGCCTAGCAGATGCCTCAGacaatgaggaggaggaagaggaggaagaagaggaagaagaagaagaggaagggccCGAAGCCCGAGAGATGGCCATGATGCAGGAGGGGGAGCACACGGTCACTTCCCATAGTTCCATCATCCACCGACTGCCG GGTTCTGACAACCTGTATGATGACCCCTACCAGCCAGAGATGACCCCAGGCCCTCTGCAGCCTCCAGCAGCCCCGGCTCCCACCTCTACCACATCTTCTGCCCGCCGCCGGGCCTACTGCCGCAACCGGGACCACTTTGCCACCATCCGTACTGCCTCCCTG GTCAGCCGCCAGAtccaagagcatgagcaggactCAGCGCTACGAGAGCAGCTGAGCGGCTATAAGCGGATGCGACGACAGCATCAGAAACAGCTGCTGGCCTTGGAGTCGAGGCTGAGGGGTGAACGTGAGGAGCACAGCGCAAGGCTGCAGCGGGAGCTTGAAGCCCAGCGGGCTGGCTTTGGGGCCGAGGCAGAAAAACTGTCCCGTCGGCATCAGGCCATCGGTGAGAAGGAGGCTCGAGCTGCCCAGGCTGAGGAGCGTAAGTTCCAGCAGCATATCCTTGGGCAGCAGAAGAAGGAGCTGGCCGCCCTCCTTGAGGCACAGAAGCGAACCTACAAACTTCGGAAGGAGCAGCTAAAAGAG GAGCTTCAGGAGAACCCCAGCACACCCAAGCGGGAGAAGGCTGAATGGCTTCTGCGGCAGAAGGAGCAGCTCCAGCAGTGCCAGgcggaggaggaggcagggctgctACGGCGGCAGCGCCAGTACTTTGAGCTTCAGTGTCGCCAGTATAAGCGCAAGATGCTGCTGGCTCGTCACAGCCTGGACCAGGACCTGCTGCGGGAA GATTTGAACAAGAAGCAGACCCAGAAGGACTTGGAGTGTGCGTTGCTGCTACGGCAGCATGAGGCCACGCGGGAGCTAGAGCTACGGCAGCTCCAGGCCGTCCAGCGCACACGGGCGGAGCTCACCCGCCTGCAGCACCAGACGGAGCTGGGCAACCAGCTGGAGTACAACAAGCGGCGTGAGCAAGAGTTGCGGCAGAAGCATGCGGCCCAGGTTCGCCAGCAGCCCAAGAGCCTCAAA TCTAAGGAGCTGCAGATCAAGAAGCAGTTCCAGGAGACGTGTAAGATCCAGACTCGGCAGTACAAGGCCCTGCGGGCACACTTGCTGGAGACCACACCAAAAGCTCAGCACAAGAGCCTCCTTAAGCGGCTCAAGGAAGAGCAGACCCGCAAGCTGGCGATCCTAGCTGAGCAGTACGACCAGTCCATCTCAGAGATGCTCAGCTCGCAGGCG CTGCGGCTTGATGAGACCCAGGAGGCGGAATTCCAGGCTCTTCGGCAGCAGCTTCAACAGGAGCTGGAGCTGCTCAATGCCTACCAGAGCAAGATCAAGATCCGCACAGAGAGTCAGCATGAGCGGGAGCTGCGGGAACTGGAGCAGAGGGTGGCTCTGAGGCGGGCACTGCTAGAGCAGCGG GTGGAAGAGGAGCTGCTGGCCTTGCAGACAGGGCGCTCCGAGCGAATCCGGAGTTTGCTCGAGCGGCAGGCCCGTGAGATCGAGGCTTTCGATGCTGAGAGCATGAGGCTGGGCTTCTCCAGTATGGCTCTGGGGGGCATCCCAGCCGAGGCTGCTGCCCAGGGCTATCctgctccaccccctgcccctgcctggccctcCCGTCCTGTTCCCCGATCAGGGGCACATTGGAGCCATGGCCCTCCTCCTCCGGGCATGCCCCCACCAGCCTGGCGTCAGCCCTCTCTGCTGGCTCCTCCAGGTCCCCCAAACTGGCTGGGGCCCCCCACACAGAGTGGGACACCCCGTGGTGGAGCCCTACTGCTGCTAAGAAACAGCCCTCAGCCCCTCCGGCGGGCAGCATCAGGGGGCAGTGGTAGTGATAACGTGGGCCCACCTGCCGCTGCAGTGCCTGGGCCTCTGAGCCGGAGCACCAGTGTTGCTTCCCACATCCTCAATGGTTCCTCCCACTTCTATTCCTGA
- the TAOK2 gene encoding serine/threonine-protein kinase TAO2 isoform X2: MPAGGRAGSLKDPDVAELFFKDDPEKLFSDLREIGHGSFGAVYFARDVRNSEVVAIKKMSYSGKQSNEKWQDIIKEVRFLQKLRHPNTIQYRGCYLREHTAWLVMEYCLGSASDLLEVHKKPLQEVEIAAVTHGALQGLAYLHSHNMIHRDVKAGNILLSEPGLVKLGDFGSASIMAPANSFVGTPYWMAPEVILAMDEGQYDGKVDVWSLGITCIELAERKPPLFNMNAMSALYHIAQNESPVLQSGHWSEYFRNFVDSCLQKIPQDRPTSEVLLKHRFVLRERPPTVIMDLIQRTKDAVRELDNLQYRKMKKILFQEAPNGPGAEAPEEEEEAEPYMHRAGTLTSLESSHSVPSMSISASSQSSSVNSLADASDNEEEEEEEEEEEEEEEGPEAREMAMMQEGEHTVTSHSSIIHRLPGSDNLYDDPYQPEMTPGPLQPPAAPAPTSTTSSARRRAYCRNRDHFATIRTASLVSRQIQEHEQDSALREQLSGYKRMRRQHQKQLLALESRLRGEREEHSARLQRELEAQRAGFGAEAEKLSRRHQAIGEKEARAAQAEERKFQQHILGQQKKELAALLEAQKRTYKLRKEQLKEELQENPSTPKREKAEWLLRQKEQLQQCQAEEEAGLLRRQRQYFELQCRQYKRKMLLARHSLDQDLLREDLNKKQTQKDLECALLLRQHEATRELELRQLQAVQRTRAELTRLQHQTELGNQLEYNKRREQELRQKHAAQVRQQPKSLKVRAGQRPPGLPLPIPGALGPPSTGTPREEQPCSSGQEAVLNQRILGEEEEAVPERILGKEGATLEPEEQRILGEESGTPSPSPQKHRSLVDEEVWGLPEGEIEELRAPSPAPQERSIIGQEAAEEWRLWGKEDGSLLDEEFELGWIPGPALTPVPEEEEEEEEGAPIRTPRDPGDGCPSPDIPPEPPPTHLRHGPASQLPGLLSHGLLAGLSFAVGSSSGLLPLLLLLLLPLLAAQGGGGLQAALLALEVGLVGLGASYLLLCTALHLPPSLFLLLAQGTALGAVLGLSWRRGLMGVPLGLGAAWLLAWPGLALPLAALAAGGNWVREQGPRMRRGISRLWLRALLRLSPMAFRALQGCGAVGDRGLFALYPKTNKDGFRSRLPIPGPRRGNPRTARHPLVLLSRFWTLCKGWNWRLARASQGLASHLPPWAIHTLASWGLLRGERPSRIPRLLPRSQRRLGPPASRQPAPETLAGRRSRTRQSRALPPWR, translated from the exons ATGCCAGctgggggccgggccgggagccTGAAGGACCCTGATGTGGCTGAGCTCTTCTTCAAGGATGACCCTGAAAAGCTCTTCTCTGATCTCCGGGAAATTGGCCATGGCAGTTTTGGAGCCGTATACTTT GCCCGAGATGTCCGGAATAGTGAGGTGGTGGCCATCAAGAAGATGTCCTACAGTGGGAAGCAGTCAAATGAG AAGTGGCAGGACATCATCAAGGAGGTGCGGTTCCTGCAGAAACTCCGGCACCCCAATACCATTCAGTACCGGGGCTGTTACCTGAGGGAGCACACGGCTTGG CTCGTGATGGAGTATTGCCTGGGCTCAGCTTCTGACCTTCTAGAAG TGCACAAGAAGCCTCTTCAGGAGGTGGAGATTGCAGCTGTGACCCACGGGGCCCTTCAGGGCCTGGCTTATCTGCACTCCCACAACATGATCCATAG GGATGTGAAGGCTGGAAACATCTTGCTATCAGAGCCAGGCTTGGTGAAGCTGGGGGATTTTGGCTCCGCATCTATCATGGCACCTGCCAACTCTTTTGTGGGCACCCCGTACTG GATGGCACCGGAGGTGATCCTGGCAATGGATGAGGGGCAGTATGATGGCAAGGTGGATGTCTGGTCCTTGGGGATAACCTGCATCGAGCTGG CGGAACGGAAACCACCGCTGTTTAACATGAATGCGATGAGTGCCTTATACCACATTGCACAGAACGAGTCCCCCGTGCTCCAGTCAGGACACTG GTCTGAGTACTTCCGGAATTTTGTTGACTCCTGTCTTCAGAAAATCCCTCAAGATAGACCAACCTCAGAGGTTCTTCTGAAG CACCGCTTTGTGCTCCGGGAGCGGCCACCCACAGTCATCATGGACCTAATCCAGAGGACCAAGGATGCTGTGCGAGAGCTAGACAACCTGCAGTAccgaaagatgaagaaaatactGTTCCAAGAGGCACCCAATGGCCCTGGTGCTGAGgccccagaggaagaggag GAGGCTGAGCCCTACATGCACCGAGCTGGGACACTGACCAGCCTAGAGAGTAGCCACTCAGTGCCCAGCATGTCCATCAGCGCCTCCAGTCAAAGCAGTTCAGTCAACAGCCTAGCAGATGCCTCAGacaatgaggaggaggaagaggaggaagaagaggaagaagaagaagaggaagggccCGAAGCCCGAGAGATGGCCATGATGCAGGAGGGGGAGCACACGGTCACTTCCCATAGTTCCATCATCCACCGACTGCCG GGTTCTGACAACCTGTATGATGACCCCTACCAGCCAGAGATGACCCCAGGCCCTCTGCAGCCTCCAGCAGCCCCGGCTCCCACCTCTACCACATCTTCTGCCCGCCGCCGGGCCTACTGCCGCAACCGGGACCACTTTGCCACCATCCGTACTGCCTCCCTG GTCAGCCGCCAGAtccaagagcatgagcaggactCAGCGCTACGAGAGCAGCTGAGCGGCTATAAGCGGATGCGACGACAGCATCAGAAACAGCTGCTGGCCTTGGAGTCGAGGCTGAGGGGTGAACGTGAGGAGCACAGCGCAAGGCTGCAGCGGGAGCTTGAAGCCCAGCGGGCTGGCTTTGGGGCCGAGGCAGAAAAACTGTCCCGTCGGCATCAGGCCATCGGTGAGAAGGAGGCTCGAGCTGCCCAGGCTGAGGAGCGTAAGTTCCAGCAGCATATCCTTGGGCAGCAGAAGAAGGAGCTGGCCGCCCTCCTTGAGGCACAGAAGCGAACCTACAAACTTCGGAAGGAGCAGCTAAAAGAG GAGCTTCAGGAGAACCCCAGCACACCCAAGCGGGAGAAGGCTGAATGGCTTCTGCGGCAGAAGGAGCAGCTCCAGCAGTGCCAGgcggaggaggaggcagggctgctACGGCGGCAGCGCCAGTACTTTGAGCTTCAGTGTCGCCAGTATAAGCGCAAGATGCTGCTGGCTCGTCACAGCCTGGACCAGGACCTGCTGCGGGAA GATTTGAACAAGAAGCAGACCCAGAAGGACTTGGAGTGTGCGTTGCTGCTACGGCAGCATGAGGCCACGCGGGAGCTAGAGCTACGGCAGCTCCAGGCCGTCCAGCGCACACGGGCGGAGCTCACCCGCCTGCAGCACCAGACGGAGCTGGGCAACCAGCTGGAGTACAACAAGCGGCGTGAGCAAGAGTTGCGGCAGAAGCATGCGGCCCAGGTTCGCCAGCAGCCCAAGAGCCTCAAAGTACGTGCAGGCCAGCGTCCCCCGGGCCTCCCGCTCCCCAttcctggggctctgggaccaCCCAGCACAGGCACCCCTAGAGAAGAGCAGCCTTGCTCATCTGGCCAGGAGGCAGTCCTGAACCAAAGAAttctgggagaggaggaggaagcagttCCAGAGAGGATTCTGGGAAAGGAAGGGGCCACCTTGGAGCCAGAGGAACAGAGGATATTGGGGGAAGAATCAGGAACCCCTAGTCCCAGTCCACAAAAACATAGGAGCTTGGTTGATGAGGAAGTATGGGGTCTGCCTGAGGGGGAGATAGAAGAACTTAGAGCCCCGTCCCCGGCACCCCAGGAGAGGAGCATTATAGGCCAGGAGGCAGCCGAGGAGTGGAGGTTATGGGGAAAGGAGGATGGGAGCCTCCTGGATGAGGAATTTGAGCttggctggatcccaggcccagCATTGACCCCAGtccctgaggaggaggaggaggaggaagagggtgcTCCGATTAGGACCCCAAGGGATCCTGGAGATGGCTGTCCCTCACCAGACATCCCCCCTGAGCCCCCTCCAACACATCTGAGGCACGGCCCTGCTAGCCAGCTCCCTGGACTTCTGTCCCATGGTCTCTTGGCCGGCCTTTCCTTTGCAGTAGGATCCTCCTCTGGCCTCCTGCCCCTACTacttctgctgctgctcccactgctggcagcccagggtgggggtggcctgCAGGCAGCACTGCTGGCCCTTGAGGTGGGGCTGGTGGGCCTGGGGGCCTCCTATCTACTTCTTTGTACAGCTCTGCACCTGCCCCCCAGTCTGTTCCTACTCCTGGCCCAGGGCACCGCACTGGGGGCTGTCCTGGGTCTGAGTTGGCGCCGTGGCCTTATGGGAGTTCCTCTGGGCCTTGGGGCCGCCTGGCTACTAGCCTGGCCAGGCCTGGCTCTACCTCTGGCAGCTCTCGCAGCTGGGGGCAATTGGGTGCGGGAGCAGGGCCCCCGGATGCGCCGGGGTATCTCTCGACTCTGGTTGCGGGCTCTGCTGCGCCTGTCACCCATGGCCTTTCGTGCCCTAcagggctgtggggctgtgggggaCCGGGGCCTGTTTGCACTCTACCCCAAAACCAATAAGGATGGTTTCCGCAGCCGTCTGCCTATCCCTGGGCCCCGGCGGGGTAATCCCCGCACTGCCCGTCACCCACTAGTCCTGTTGTCGAGGTTTTGGACCTTGTGCAAGGGCTGGAACTGGCGCCTGGCACGGGCCAGCCAGGGTTTAGCCTCCCACTTGCCCCCATGGGCCATCCACACACTGGCCAGCTGGGGCCTGCTCCGGGGTGAAAGGCCCAGCCGTATCCCCCGGCTGCTGCCACGCAGCCAGCGCCGGCTAGGACCCCCTGCCTCTCGCCAGCCAGCGCCTGAAACTCTAGCTGGGCGGCGATCCCGAACCCGCCAGTCCCGGGCCCTGCCTCCCTGGAGGTAA
- the TAOK2 gene encoding serine/threonine-protein kinase TAO2 isoform X3 yields MAPANSFVGTPYWMAPEVILAMDEGQYDGKVDVWSLGITCIELAERKPPLFNMNAMSALYHIAQNESPVLQSGHWSEYFRNFVDSCLQKIPQDRPTSEVLLKHRFVLRERPPTVIMDLIQRTKDAVRELDNLQYRKMKKILFQEAPNGPGAEAPEEEEPAPCPQEAEPYMHRAGTLTSLESSHSVPSMSISASSQSSSVNSLADASDNEEEEEEEEEEEEEEEGPEAREMAMMQEGEHTVTSHSSIIHRLPGSDNLYDDPYQPEMTPGPLQPPAAPAPTSTTSSARRRAYCRNRDHFATIRTASLVSRQIQEHEQDSALREQLSGYKRMRRQHQKQLLALESRLRGEREEHSARLQRELEAQRAGFGAEAEKLSRRHQAIGEKEARAAQAEERKFQQHILGQQKKELAALLEAQKRTYKLRKEQLKEELQENPSTPKREKAEWLLRQKEQLQQCQAEEEAGLLRRQRQYFELQCRQYKRKMLLARHSLDQDLLREDLNKKQTQKDLECALLLRQHEATRELELRQLQAVQRTRAELTRLQHQTELGNQLEYNKRREQELRQKHAAQVRQQPKSLKVRAGQRPPGLPLPIPGALGPPSTGTPREEQPCSSGQEAVLNQRILGEEEEAVPERILGKEGATLEPEEQRILGEESGTPSPSPQKHRSLVDEEVWGLPEGEIEELRAPSPAPQERSIIGQEAAEEWRLWGKEDGSLLDEEFELGWIPGPALTPVPEEEEEEEEGAPIRTPRDPGDGCPSPDIPPEPPPTHLRHGPASQLPGLLSHGLLAGLSFAVGSSSGLLPLLLLLLLPLLAAQGGGGLQAALLALEVGLVGLGASYLLLCTALHLPPSLFLLLAQGTALGAVLGLSWRRGLMGVPLGLGAAWLLAWPGLALPLAALAAGGNWVREQGPRMRRGISRLWLRALLRLSPMAFRALQGCGAVGDRGLFALYPKTNKDGFRSRLPIPGPRRGNPRTARHPLVLLSRFWTLCKGWNWRLARASQGLASHLPPWAIHTLASWGLLRGERPSRIPRLLPRSQRRLGPPASRQPAPETLAGRRSRTRQSRALPPWR; encoded by the exons ATGGCACCTGCCAACTCTTTTGTGGGCACCCCGTACTG GATGGCACCGGAGGTGATCCTGGCAATGGATGAGGGGCAGTATGATGGCAAGGTGGATGTCTGGTCCTTGGGGATAACCTGCATCGAGCTGG CGGAACGGAAACCACCGCTGTTTAACATGAATGCGATGAGTGCCTTATACCACATTGCACAGAACGAGTCCCCCGTGCTCCAGTCAGGACACTG GTCTGAGTACTTCCGGAATTTTGTTGACTCCTGTCTTCAGAAAATCCCTCAAGATAGACCAACCTCAGAGGTTCTTCTGAAG CACCGCTTTGTGCTCCGGGAGCGGCCACCCACAGTCATCATGGACCTAATCCAGAGGACCAAGGATGCTGTGCGAGAGCTAGACAACCTGCAGTAccgaaagatgaagaaaatactGTTCCAAGAGGCACCCAATGGCCCTGGTGCTGAGgccccagaggaagaggag CCTGCACCCTGTCCACAGGAGGCTGAGCCCTACATGCACCGAGCTGGGACACTGACCAGCCTAGAGAGTAGCCACTCAGTGCCCAGCATGTCCATCAGCGCCTCCAGTCAAAGCAGTTCAGTCAACAGCCTAGCAGATGCCTCAGacaatgaggaggaggaagaggaggaagaagaggaagaagaagaagaggaagggccCGAAGCCCGAGAGATGGCCATGATGCAGGAGGGGGAGCACACGGTCACTTCCCATAGTTCCATCATCCACCGACTGCCG GGTTCTGACAACCTGTATGATGACCCCTACCAGCCAGAGATGACCCCAGGCCCTCTGCAGCCTCCAGCAGCCCCGGCTCCCACCTCTACCACATCTTCTGCCCGCCGCCGGGCCTACTGCCGCAACCGGGACCACTTTGCCACCATCCGTACTGCCTCCCTG GTCAGCCGCCAGAtccaagagcatgagcaggactCAGCGCTACGAGAGCAGCTGAGCGGCTATAAGCGGATGCGACGACAGCATCAGAAACAGCTGCTGGCCTTGGAGTCGAGGCTGAGGGGTGAACGTGAGGAGCACAGCGCAAGGCTGCAGCGGGAGCTTGAAGCCCAGCGGGCTGGCTTTGGGGCCGAGGCAGAAAAACTGTCCCGTCGGCATCAGGCCATCGGTGAGAAGGAGGCTCGAGCTGCCCAGGCTGAGGAGCGTAAGTTCCAGCAGCATATCCTTGGGCAGCAGAAGAAGGAGCTGGCCGCCCTCCTTGAGGCACAGAAGCGAACCTACAAACTTCGGAAGGAGCAGCTAAAAGAG GAGCTTCAGGAGAACCCCAGCACACCCAAGCGGGAGAAGGCTGAATGGCTTCTGCGGCAGAAGGAGCAGCTCCAGCAGTGCCAGgcggaggaggaggcagggctgctACGGCGGCAGCGCCAGTACTTTGAGCTTCAGTGTCGCCAGTATAAGCGCAAGATGCTGCTGGCTCGTCACAGCCTGGACCAGGACCTGCTGCGGGAA GATTTGAACAAGAAGCAGACCCAGAAGGACTTGGAGTGTGCGTTGCTGCTACGGCAGCATGAGGCCACGCGGGAGCTAGAGCTACGGCAGCTCCAGGCCGTCCAGCGCACACGGGCGGAGCTCACCCGCCTGCAGCACCAGACGGAGCTGGGCAACCAGCTGGAGTACAACAAGCGGCGTGAGCAAGAGTTGCGGCAGAAGCATGCGGCCCAGGTTCGCCAGCAGCCCAAGAGCCTCAAAGTACGTGCAGGCCAGCGTCCCCCGGGCCTCCCGCTCCCCAttcctggggctctgggaccaCCCAGCACAGGCACCCCTAGAGAAGAGCAGCCTTGCTCATCTGGCCAGGAGGCAGTCCTGAACCAAAGAAttctgggagaggaggaggaagcagttCCAGAGAGGATTCTGGGAAAGGAAGGGGCCACCTTGGAGCCAGAGGAACAGAGGATATTGGGGGAAGAATCAGGAACCCCTAGTCCCAGTCCACAAAAACATAGGAGCTTGGTTGATGAGGAAGTATGGGGTCTGCCTGAGGGGGAGATAGAAGAACTTAGAGCCCCGTCCCCGGCACCCCAGGAGAGGAGCATTATAGGCCAGGAGGCAGCCGAGGAGTGGAGGTTATGGGGAAAGGAGGATGGGAGCCTCCTGGATGAGGAATTTGAGCttggctggatcccaggcccagCATTGACCCCAGtccctgaggaggaggaggaggaggaagagggtgcTCCGATTAGGACCCCAAGGGATCCTGGAGATGGCTGTCCCTCACCAGACATCCCCCCTGAGCCCCCTCCAACACATCTGAGGCACGGCCCTGCTAGCCAGCTCCCTGGACTTCTGTCCCATGGTCTCTTGGCCGGCCTTTCCTTTGCAGTAGGATCCTCCTCTGGCCTCCTGCCCCTACTacttctgctgctgctcccactgctggcagcccagggtgggggtggcctgCAGGCAGCACTGCTGGCCCTTGAGGTGGGGCTGGTGGGCCTGGGGGCCTCCTATCTACTTCTTTGTACAGCTCTGCACCTGCCCCCCAGTCTGTTCCTACTCCTGGCCCAGGGCACCGCACTGGGGGCTGTCCTGGGTCTGAGTTGGCGCCGTGGCCTTATGGGAGTTCCTCTGGGCCTTGGGGCCGCCTGGCTACTAGCCTGGCCAGGCCTGGCTCTACCTCTGGCAGCTCTCGCAGCTGGGGGCAATTGGGTGCGGGAGCAGGGCCCCCGGATGCGCCGGGGTATCTCTCGACTCTGGTTGCGGGCTCTGCTGCGCCTGTCACCCATGGCCTTTCGTGCCCTAcagggctgtggggctgtgggggaCCGGGGCCTGTTTGCACTCTACCCCAAAACCAATAAGGATGGTTTCCGCAGCCGTCTGCCTATCCCTGGGCCCCGGCGGGGTAATCCCCGCACTGCCCGTCACCCACTAGTCCTGTTGTCGAGGTTTTGGACCTTGTGCAAGGGCTGGAACTGGCGCCTGGCACGGGCCAGCCAGGGTTTAGCCTCCCACTTGCCCCCATGGGCCATCCACACACTGGCCAGCTGGGGCCTGCTCCGGGGTGAAAGGCCCAGCCGTATCCCCCGGCTGCTGCCACGCAGCCAGCGCCGGCTAGGACCCCCTGCCTCTCGCCAGCCAGCGCCTGAAACTCTAGCTGGGCGGCGATCCCGAACCCGCCAGTCCCGGGCCCTGCCTCCCTGGAGGTAA